The Actinosynnema mirum DSM 43827 genomic interval GGTCGGGGCGACGCTGCGGCTCTCACCGCTGCCGGTGCGCACGGCCACCGCCGGCGCGTTCTTCGCGACCGCCGAGGACGCCGTCGCGGCGGTGACCGCGCTGCAGCGCGCGGGCGTCCGGCCGTCCACCGCCGAGCTGCTGGACGGGCCGACGCTGCGCGCCGTCGACCAGGCCCAGGGCGGTGACCTGCACCGCAGGGGCGAGGTGTTCCTGCTGCTCCAGACCGACGGCTTCGGTGCGGAGCAGGAGCTGGCGGAGGCGGCGCGGGTGGTCCGGCCGCTCGCCACCGCGCTGGAGACCACCACCGACCCCGAGGTCGCCGCCCGCCTGGTGGCCACCCGGCGGGCCGCGCTGCCCGCGATCGAGCGGCACGGGCGGGTGCTGATCGAGGACGTCGCGGTGCCCAGGGGCCGGATCGCCGAGACGATCCGGGCGATCGGGGGCATCGCCGAGGCGACCGGGGTGCGGATCTTCGTGTTCGCGCACGTCGGCGACGGCAACCTGCACCCGATCGTGCTGGCCGGCAGCGCACCGCCGGAGCGGGTGGAGCGCGCGGTCGCGGCGATCTTCGAGCAGGCGCTCGCGGTGGGCGGCACGCTCACCGGCGAGCACGGCGTCGGCGCCCTCAAGCGGCCCTGGTTGGCGGCGGAGCTGGGCGAGCCGGTGCTGGAGCTGCACCGGCGGATCAAAGCGGTGTTCGACCCGGCGGGCGTCCTGAACCCCGGCAAGGCCATCGGCTGATGGCGCACCACGACCTTGGGAGCCGAGCATGACCACCTCGTACGACAACCCCGCCCACCTGGGCCCGCGCGGCACCGTCGTGGTGCTGCCCGGACGGGGTGAGGGCGCCGCCGTGTACGAGCGGTTGGGCGCGCGCCTGGCGGCGGACGCCTACCGCGTGCGGATCACCGCCGACCCGGCGCTCGACCCGGCCGGGGTCGCGGCGGAGGTGAAGGCGGTGCTGGCGGACGAGGGGGACGCGCCGAGGCCGCACGTGCTGCTCGGCTCGGACGCGGGCGCGCTGTTCGCGGCGCTGCTGCTGGCCGAGGGCGCGGTCGCGGCGGACGGCGCGGTGCTGGCCGGGCTGCCGCTCGGGGACCAGGTCGGGGACCAGGTCGGGAAGCCGGTTGACGGGCAGGCGCCCGGTTGGGAGTCCGAGCTGGACGCCCGCACCACCTGTCCCACCCACCGCGCCCGCCTCTCCGACGAGACCGCGCTGCACCGGGGCAGCCTGTGGACCGCGCCTCCCCCGGACTGGGCGGAGCGGGCCGCACCGGAGGACGTGGTGGTCCCGGTCCTGGGCCTGCGCGGCGTGGACGACCCCCTGACCAGCGCGGACGCCTCCCGTGACTGGTTCTCCCGGCTGCCGGACGGCGAGCTGGTGGGCATCGCGGGCACCGCGCACGACGCGCTGAACAACCAGACCCACCGCACCGCCGCCGCCCTGGTGGTCCGCTTCCTGGAGCGCTTGCGCCTGGGCCCGGACCTCCCGGAGGCAGAGACCACCGAGGTGCCCCGCAGGGCCAGGTAGCCCGTGTCCGCCCGGTCACCCTCCGCAGGAGCCGGGACCTGCGAAAACCCCGACATCGTCGGTGCCCGCCGCTATCGTCCCGGTATCGGGTCGCAGGGGGTCGGGCATGGGTGGGCGAGTGTCCTCGGAGGACGCCTACGTGATGGGCGGGGCGCAGGCGCGGCAGGTCCTGCCGCGCCGGGGTGACGGGCGTGAGGGGCGCGCCCTGACGCCCGACGCCGCCGAGCGGGTGCGCGGGCTGATCGCCGCCGCGCGCGAGTCGCTCGCCGAGGACGGGCGCGGCGGCGCGCTCGCGAACGCCCTGGAGGAGCACCTCGCCGCCCCCGGACCGGTCAGCGCCGGGATCGTCCACCGGATCGTGGAGCACGCCTCGGGGACGTGGCAGGCGGAGGAGACCGCCTGCTTCGTGGACGCGTGGGTCGCCGAGCACGGGGTGGTGTTCGCCGCCGAGGCGGCGCTCTGCTCCGCGCTGCACCGGATCGACCGCGACGGGGCGCTGACCGGCCGGTTCGACACCGAGGCCGTCGAGTGGAGCTGGGCGGGGCACCGGCCGCTCGCCCGCGTGCGGCACGCGCTGGCCGCCGCGTCGGACGCCGAGCACGCGGCGGCGGTCGAGCGGGTGGCCGCGCACCGGGGCACGCTCAGGGGCCGCACCCTGGCCGCGTTCCTGCTGCCCACCGAGACCGGCTGGGTCGGGCCGCTGTTCGAGGAGCTGGCGGGGCTCAGGTCCGCGTTCATCACGCCCTGGTTGTTCCTGGGCTCGGTCGGCGACCGGGAGTGGTTGGAGGCGCTGGTGGACCGCTGCCCCGTCGAGGGGGTGACGGCGCCGTCCTGGGTGCTGCCGACCCTGGTCGACGCGGTGGGGCCGGAGGGCGTGCTGCCCACGCTCGTGCGGTGGCTGCCCCGGCTGCCCGCGGCGGCCCGCAAGCGGGTGCTCGGGCTGGTCGCGGAGTTCCCGCTGGACGAGGCGTTCGCGGTGCTGGCCGGGCAGGGTCCGCCGGGTGTGAAACCGTTGCGGGACGCGGTGAAGCGCTTCCCCGAGCGCGCCGCGAGGTTGGCGCCGGCGGAGCTGCTGCCCGCGCCCGCCGACCCGCTGCCGGAGGCGCGTGCCGACGAGCCGGTGCGGTTGCCGCGCCCGCTGGTCGACCCGCCGTGGGAGGTCGCCCCGGTGGTCGAGCGGGTGGTGGTGCCGGGGTTGACGCCGATCGACCGGCCCGGCGTGGTGTGGCGGCCGGGTGAGCGCGAGGAGTGGCTGGAGCGGGAGCTGTTCTCCTTGCTCACCGACCCGACCGCGCCCGCCGACTGGTCGCGGGCGCTCGACGAGGTGGCGCGCGCGAACGACGGTCAGGCCGGGCACCCGGTGCTGCTGCTCGCGCCCGAGGAGCCTGCCCGGCGGGTGGTCGTGGCGTGGCGGCCGGAGAACGCGGGCGGCTTCTGGGCCTGGGGACCGCGGCTGGTCGCCCGGTTCGGGGTGGACGCGGCGGGTGTAGTCGCGCACGTCGGGGCGACCCGGCGGGACCGCGCGGTCGAGGTGGCGGCCCCGCTGGTGAGCGCGGCGATCGCGACCCTGTTCGCCGAGTGGGGCGACCGGCTCAAGTCCATGCGCGGCCCGGCGGCGGCCTACTTCGCCCGGCACGGCGTGGAGGCGGCGCGCCCGCTGGTCCCGGCCGCGCTGGGGACGCGGGAGGGCCCGCGCCGGGCCGCCGAGCGGGCGTTGCGGCTGGTCGCGGACGACCTCGGCGAGGACGCGGTGCTGGCGGTGGCCGCCGAGTACGGGCCGGGGGCGGAGGCCGGGGTGCGCGCGCTGTTCGACCGCGACCCGCTGGCGCTGCTGCCGCGCACCCGGCCGTCGACGCCGGAGTGGGCGAACCCGCTCACCCTGCCGCCGGTGCTGCTGCGCGACGGCGGTCCCGCGCTGCCCGCCGCGGCGGTGGCGAACCTGCTGGCGGTGCTGGCCGTGCCCGACGAGCGCGCCCGGCGCGCCGGGCTGGTCCCGGTGCGCGAGGTGTGCGACCCGGCGTCGCTGGCGGCGTTCGGCCGGGCGCTGCTGCGCGCCTGGCTGGCCGAGGGCGCGCTCCCGGCGGGCGGCTGGGCGCTGACCGCGCAGGGCGTGATCGGCGACGACGAGACCGCGCGCGAGCTGGCCGGGCTGATCGACCGCTGGCCGGGTGAGGGGGCGTTCCAGCGTGCGGTGACCGGGCTGGGCGCGCTCGGCTCGATCGGCACCGACACCGCGCTGCGGGCCGTGGACCTGTTGGCGCGCAAGGGTTCCACCAAGGGACTGCGGGAGCGGGCGGCGGAGGCGATCGCCCTCGCCGCCGCCGGGGCGGGGCTGGACCCTGAGCAGCTGGCCGACCGGCTGGTCCCCGACTGCGGGATCGGCGCGGGGGTGGTCCTGGACTACGGGCCGCGCTCCTTCCCGGTCGAGTTCGACCGGTCCCTGACGCCGCTGGTGGTGCTCCCGGACGGCAGGCGCCGCAAGAGCGCTCCCACCCCGGCCGCGACCGACGACCCGGAGCTGGCCGCCGCCGCGCGCGCCCGGTTCTCGTTGCTGCGCAAGGAGATCACGAAGGTCGCCGCCGAGCAGGCCGAGCGGCTGGAGCGGGCGATGGTGGTGGGGAGGCGGTGGCGCGGGGACGAGTTCCGCGCGCTGTTCACCACCCACCCGCTGCTGTCCCACCTGGCGCTGCGGCTGGTGTGGGCGGTGTTCGCCGAGGACGGGCCGCGGCCGTTCCGCCTGGCGGAGGACCGCACGGCGGCCGACGTGGCGGACGCGCTGGTGGAGCTCGCCGACGACGCGGTGATCGGCCTCGCGCACCCGCTGCACCTGGCCGGGGCGATCCCGGTGTGGTCGGAGCTGTTCGCCGACTACGAGGTGGTGCAGCCGTTCCCGCAGCTGGGCAGGCCGTGGGCGGCGCTCACCGAGGCCGAGCGGGCGGGGTCGTCGCTGTCGCGCTTCGCCGGGGAGAAGGCCGCGCCGGGCAGGCTGCTGGGGTTGATCGGCAAGGGCTGGAGCCGGGACGCCTCCGCTGCGCCGTCCGCGCCGCCGTGGCTGCGCAGGCGCCTGGACGAGGGGCGCTGGGCGCTGCTCGACCTGGACCGGGGGTTGCCGTTCTCGTCCTTCGAGCACCTCCCGCACCTGCTGCTGGGCGAGCTGCGCCTGTCGGCGACCGGCGGTCCCGGCCGCGACCCCGGCGACCCGCCGTTCAGCGGGCTGGACCCGGTGCTGGTGTCGGAGCTGCTGGCGGACGTGGGCGGGACCCTGGCGCGCTGACGGGGTCAGGCGCGCGGGTCGGGCGCGCGGGTCGGGCAGCTGCTCCCGCCGGTGCTCCTCGGCGAGCCGGAAGAACACGTCGAGCGGCTCGTCGTCGCCCGCGTGCTCCTCGATGGCGCGCGCCCAGCCGCGCTCCACCGCCCAGCCGAACCGCTCCCGCAGCCAGTCGGAGGACGCGCGGCTGCCGCCGAAGGGGTGCGGTTCGCACGATACGGAACACCGGGGCCGCGCTAGCAGGCGCGCAGGCCGAAACCGCTGTGGTGGAACACCAGCGGGGTTCCGGGGGTGTGCGCGGCGGAGTGCAGGCGCAGCAGGACGATGGTGTGGTCGCCCGCCTCCACGCCGCGCTCCAGGGACGTCTCGAACCACGCCACCCCGTCCGCCAGGGTGACCGCGCCGCCCTCCCCCACCACCGGGTCCAGCCCGGTGAAGCGGTCCTCGGCGGGACCAGCGAGCTGCCGGGCCACCAGGCCGTGGTGGTCGGCCAGCACGGTCACGCCGATCCGGGCGGCCCCGCGCAGCGACGGCCACGTCCGGGAGCCCGTGGCGATCGAGAACGACACCAGCGGCGGGTCGAGGGAGACCGACGTGAAGGAGCTCGCGCACAGGCCCACGAGCCTGCCGCCGACCTCGGCCGCCACCGCCACCACGCCGCTCGGGAACGCGCCGAACGCCGCCCGCAGCCGCGCCGGGTCCAAGCCAGCTCCACGACCCGCCTCCGACAGCGCCGCCCGCTCCGAACTCGGTTCGCTCACCGCTCCCGGCGCCGCCGCCCGCTCCGGCCCCGCCCCGCGCGCCGCCTCCAGCACCGCCGCCCGATCACGCGCGACCTCGTGGCCCATGGCGCTCCCCTCCCCGGCTCCGACCCGCAGTCCACCCCAGCCTCGCCCGCCCCCGCGCGCCGCGTCCAAGAGCGTTCCTCGATCGCTTCCCATGCGGGAGCGCGATGGATCGATCCCGGTCAAGGGGTGGCGCGGACGAGTCCCACATGCCGGCAGCGGTGTCCCACGACCACCGGGGTCGGCTCTAATCGGGGGCATGGCGAACTCACTCGACCTCGAACACCTGCGGACACTGGTCGCGATCGCCGAGTGCGGTGGGTTCGGCAAGGCGGCGGCGGTCAGGCACATCAGCCAGCCCGCGCTCAGCCAGCACGTGCGGCTGCTGGAGCGCGGCCTCAAGCGCAAGCTGTTCGAGCGGGACGGCCGGAACATGCGGTTCACGCACGAGGGCGAGCGCGTGCTGGCCGAGGCGAGGCGGATCATCGAGGTGCACGACGCGTCGCTGCGCAGGCTGGAGGCGCGGCCGGAGCGGACGATCGTGGTCGGGTCGACCGAGCACAGCGCGGGCCAGGTGCTGCCGGAGATGATCAGGGCGCTGCGGGAGGCGTTCCCGGACTGCTCGACGCGGTTCGAGATCGGGCGGTCCACGCAGCTGGCCGAGTCGGTGCACAAGGGCGCGGTGGACTTCGCGTTCGTGCTCGACCCCGGCGGCCAGGGGCCCGGTCACCTGGTGGGGCGGCTGCCGCTGGTGTGGTACGCCGCGCGCGGCTGGCAGCCCGACGGCGCGAGCGGGACGTGGCCGCTGGTGGCGTTCGAGGAGCCGTGCGGGTTGCGGGAGCGGGCGCTGTCCGTGCTGACCGGCGAGGGCCACCAGGTCCAGGTCACCGCGCAGTCCACGACCCTGGAGGGCGTGCTGGCCGGGGTCAGGGCCGGGCTCGGGGTGGCGCTGCTGCCCAACGCCGGGTCGCGCCCGCAGGGGCTCGTGGTGTGCTCGGACCTGCCGGAGGCGGGCACGACGCACCTGCGCATGGTGTCGCGGCGCGGGCTGGACGCGGGCGTGGAGCGGGCGGCGCTGAGCGCGGGCGTGGAGTTCTTCGCGCAGCGGCCCCACCTGCAGCTCGTGCCGGGCGCGGCGGCGGCGCAGGGCGCGTGATCGCGCGGCGGCCGACCATAACCCGGCACTATCGGAACCCATCGCGCTCTTGTCTTGGACGCCCGCCGCGACCGGCCCCTACGTTCGGGGCCGTGACCAGCGCACCCGTCTTCACCCCGCAGATCCCCGACACCGCGGCGCGGAAGGTCGAGTTCATCAGCCTCTCGCACCTGAACCCGTCCACCGAGCTGGACCCGGTCCCCACCAGGGGGATCGACCTCGACTACTTCCGGAAGTACGTGCGGGCGCTGGAGGACGGGGGCTACGACTACACGCTGCTGCCCTACGGCTCGAACAGCGCCGACTCGTTCGTCGTCGCCTCGGCCGTCGGCCAGCTGACCGAGCGGATCAGGCCGATCGTGGCGCTGCGCCCGAACACCACGTTCCCCCTGGTGGCGGCGCAGAAGCTCGCGACGCTCGACCAGCTCACCGAGGGCAGGGCGGTGGTGCACCTGATCTCCGGCGGCAGCGACGCCGAGCAGGCCAGGCAGGGCGACTACCTGCCGAAGGACCGCCGCTACGCGCGCACCGCCGAGTACGTCGACCTGCTGCGGCGGGCCTGGAGCGAGCGGGCGCCGTTCAGCCACGAGGGCGAGTTCTACCGGTTCGACGACTTCGGCCCCGGCTTCGCCCCGCACGGCGAGACCATCCCGATCTCGATCGGCGGCCAGTCCGACCAGGCGTTCCAGGTCGGCGGCGAGCAGGCGGACGTGTTCAGCTTCTGGGGCGAGCCGCTGGACGACCTGCGCGGCGAGATCGAGCGGGTGCACGCGATCGCGCGCGCCGCCGGTCGCACGACGCTGCCGAGGATCTGGGTGACGTTCCGCCCGATCGTCGCCGAGACGGACGAGCTGGCGTGGCGCAAGGCCCACGAGTACGTGGCGAGGATCGGCGAGACGTTCGCGAAGTCCGCGTACGGCAAGCAGAAGCACCACCAGCACGCGCCGCAGAACGTGGGGTCGCAGCGTGCGCTGTCGTTCGCCGAGCGGTCCGAGCTGTACGACCGGGCGCTGTGGACCAGGACGGCGGCGGTGACGAACGCGGCGGGCGCGTCGACGGCGCTGGTCGGCTCGCCCGAGACGGTGGCGGCGGCGATCCTGGACTACGTGGACCGGGGCGCGGACCTGGTCAGCATCCGGGGCTACGACACGCTCGCGGACGCGGTGGACTACGGGAAGCACGTGCTTCCCCTGGTGCGCCAGGAACTCGCGCACCGCGAGGCGACCGGCACGCGCGGGACGCTCCAGTCCGAGCACCTGGGCAACTACGGCGAGGACTACCGGCGGTTCGCGGCGGCAGGGCAGTGACAGGGGTCGGTGCGGTGACCGGGGTTGTTGCGGCAAAAGGGTTTCCGACGCCGGACCTGTCGGAGGGCGCGCTCGCGAGGGTCACGGCGGAGGTCGCGGCGACCGCCGAGGAGTACGACCGCAGCGGCGCGATCCCGTTGCGGGGCCTGGAGGTCGCGCACCGGGCCGGGCTGCTGACCGCGTCGGTGGCGCGGCGGCACGGCGGTCCGGGGCTGGGGCACCGGGACGTGGCGCGGGTGCTGACCGCGCTGGGCGAGGGCGACCCGTCGGTGGCGCTGATCGCGGCGAACACCCTGGCGGCGCACGCCTCCGAGGCCGCGCGCCCGCACTGGCCGGAGGGGCTGTACGCGGACGTGCTGGAGCGGTCGGCGCGCGGGCCCGCGCCGGTGAACGCGGTGCGGGCCGAGCCGGAGCTGGGCGCGCCCGCGCGTGGTGGGCTGCCCGCGACGACGCTGCGGCGCACCGCGTCCGGGTGGGTGCTCAACGGCCGGAAGGCTTACGCCACAGGGGGTTCGGCGCTGGTGTGCCACGTGGTGTGGGTGGTGGCCGAGGAGCCGGGCGTCGAGCCGCCGAGGGTCGGGCACGCGCTGGTCGCGGCGGACCTGCCGGGCATCGGGTGGGTGGAGACCTGGGACCACCTGGGGTTGCGGGCCTCCAACACGCACGACGTGGTGTACCGGGACGTCGAGCTGCCGCAGGAGGCGTTCGTGGAGATCCCGCGCGGCGCGGACGGCCGCTACCGCGACCCGGCCGCGACCACCGGGCCGGGCGGGTTCGCGCACTCGGCGCTGTACGTCGGGGTCGCGCGGGCGGCGCGGACGGCGTTCGTGGACTTCGCCCGGACGCGGGCGCCCGCCGGGTTGGGGAGGCCGATCGCGACCACCGAGCGGATCCAGGTGGTCGCCGGGGAGGTCGACGCGCAGATCGCGGTCGCGGAGACGCTGCTGCACGGCGCCCTGCTGCGGGTGGAGGCCGGGGACGAGTCGGTGCTGCCGCAGCTGCCGGTGGTCAAGGCGTCGATCGCGCGGGCGGTGGTCGCGGCGGTGCAGACGGCGGTGGCCGCGCTCGGGAACCCGGCGCTGTCCCGGCGCAACCCCCTGGAGCGGCACCTGCGGGACGTGCTGTGCGTGCGCGTGCACCCGCCGCAGGAGGACGCGGCGCTGCTGGCGGCCGGACGGCGGGTGCTGGGCCACGGGGCGCCGGGCTAGCGGCGCGGGCGTTTTCGTCGGGGGCGGTGCACCACCAGGGCGACGTGTACGAGTGCACGTCGGCGACGGGGGCGATGCCGAGCACTGCCGCGTGGCAGCACGGGAGGTGAGCGCGGCCAGGGGGTGTTCCAGGGGCTGCTGGACGACGGGGACCCGCGCGTGCGCCGCGTGGCGCCGTCGGCGCTGCGGGCCTGCGACGCGGCCGTGACGGCGATGGGGTGAGCTGCGGGTGGCCCGGCACAACCGTTACCGGGCCACCCGCAGGGATTCCCCGCCGCGCGCTCAGGCGGGCGCGCCCGAGCGCGCGGCGGCCAGGGCGGTCACGGCGTCCTCCATCTTCCGGTTGTCCCCCACGAACACCTCCCGCACCTGCTCGACCAGCTCCGGTCCGGCCTTCTCCGGGCTGCCGCAGTCGAACGGCGGGGCGGGGTCGTACTCCAGGCCGAGCTGGGTGAAGCGCGCCCTCGGCTCCCCGAGCAGCTCGGCCAGGACGGTGAGCCCGAAGTCGATGCCCGCCGTGACCCCGCCGCCGGTGATCCGGTTGCGGTCGACCACGACCCGCTCGGGCACGACCTGCGCGCCCAGCGGGGCCAGCAGCTCGCGGAACGCCCAGTGCGTGCCCGCGCGGTGGCCGTCCAGCAGGCCCGCGCCGCCGAGCACCAGCGACCCGGTGCACACCGAGGTGACGTAGCGGGCGCTCGCGCCCAGCTCGGCGGTGAGCGCCAGCGCCCCGGCGTCGAGCAGCACGTCCCCGGTGCCGGTGCCGCCGGGGACGAAGAGGACGTCGACGTCGCGCGGGCAGTCCTCGAACGTGGTGGTGGGCACCACCCGGAGCCCGCTGTCGGAGGCGACCGGGTCGAGCGTGCGCCACACCAGGTGGACGTCCATCCACGGGCTCCAGACCGCGTGCGGGCCGATCAGGTCGAGGTGGGTGAAGCCGGGGTAGAGCAGCATCGCGACGACGGGCCGTTCGGCGGACATCGGGTGACCTCCTGGTTGGTCGGGACCTCCTCAGCGTGCCCGCGCCCGCCCGCTCGGGTGAGCGGCGTGAACGCCAATGAGTTCTAAGATCGCGCCATGCACCGGGTGGCGGTACTCGCGCAGGACGACGTGGTCGGGATCGAGCTGGCCACGGCCGTGCAGGTCTTCGAGATCGCGAACTTCAAGCGGGGAGCCCCGGCCTACCGGGTGGGCGTGGTGGGGAGCCGGGAGTGGGCGCCGAGCGCGGCGCTGACCGGGCCGCCGTCGTTCTCGGTGCGCGCCGAGCACGACTGGTCGTGGGCCGACGGCGCGGACACCGTGGTGGTCCCGGCGACCGGCGGCTCGCTCGACCCTCCCCCGGCGCGGGTGCGGGACCTGCTGCTCGCCGCCCACGAGCGCGGCGCGCGGGTGGCCTCGCTGTGCGTCGGCGCGTTCACGGTCGCGGCCACCGGGCTGATGGACGGCCGCCCGGCGACCACGCACTGGCACTTCGCCGACGAGTT includes:
- a CDS encoding FAD-binding oxidoreductase, whose product is MSLDGLTGGLSSWSTDPAELARASADRSGGVPVGTPRLVVFAKSVVEVQRTVAHAAAHGVPVVPRGAGSGVAGGALAGDGSIVLDLSGLDRITELRPDEALAVVEPGVVTADLDAAASAHGLRYAPDPASAAFSTIGGNIATNAGGLRCVKYGVTRDAVLGLDVVLGDGSLVSTGRRTVKGVTGYDLTGLVVGSEGTLGVVVGATLRLSPLPVRTATAGAFFATAEDAVAAVTALQRAGVRPSTAELLDGPTLRAVDQAQGGDLHRRGEVFLLLQTDGFGAEQELAEAARVVRPLATALETTTDPEVAARLVATRRAALPAIERHGRVLIEDVAVPRGRIAETIRAIGGIAEATGVRIFVFAHVGDGNLHPIVLAGSAPPERVERAVAAIFEQALAVGGTLTGEHGVGALKRPWLAAELGEPVLELHRRIKAVFDPAGVLNPGKAIG
- a CDS encoding DUF4132 domain-containing protein: MGGRVSSEDAYVMGGAQARQVLPRRGDGREGRALTPDAAERVRGLIAAARESLAEDGRGGALANALEEHLAAPGPVSAGIVHRIVEHASGTWQAEETACFVDAWVAEHGVVFAAEAALCSALHRIDRDGALTGRFDTEAVEWSWAGHRPLARVRHALAAASDAEHAAAVERVAAHRGTLRGRTLAAFLLPTETGWVGPLFEELAGLRSAFITPWLFLGSVGDREWLEALVDRCPVEGVTAPSWVLPTLVDAVGPEGVLPTLVRWLPRLPAAARKRVLGLVAEFPLDEAFAVLAGQGPPGVKPLRDAVKRFPERAARLAPAELLPAPADPLPEARADEPVRLPRPLVDPPWEVAPVVERVVVPGLTPIDRPGVVWRPGEREEWLERELFSLLTDPTAPADWSRALDEVARANDGQAGHPVLLLAPEEPARRVVVAWRPENAGGFWAWGPRLVARFGVDAAGVVAHVGATRRDRAVEVAAPLVSAAIATLFAEWGDRLKSMRGPAAAYFARHGVEAARPLVPAALGTREGPRRAAERALRLVADDLGEDAVLAVAAEYGPGAEAGVRALFDRDPLALLPRTRPSTPEWANPLTLPPVLLRDGGPALPAAAVANLLAVLAVPDERARRAGLVPVREVCDPASLAAFGRALLRAWLAEGALPAGGWALTAQGVIGDDETARELAGLIDRWPGEGAFQRAVTGLGALGSIGTDTALRAVDLLARKGSTKGLRERAAEAIALAAAGAGLDPEQLADRLVPDCGIGAGVVLDYGPRSFPVEFDRSLTPLVVLPDGRRRKSAPTPAATDDPELAAAARARFSLLRKEITKVAAEQAERLERAMVVGRRWRGDEFRALFTTHPLLSHLALRLVWAVFAEDGPRPFRLAEDRTAADVADALVELADDAVIGLAHPLHLAGAIPVWSELFADYEVVQPFPQLGRPWAALTEAERAGSSLSRFAGEKAAPGRLLGLIGKGWSRDASAAPSAPPWLRRRLDEGRWALLDLDRGLPFSSFEHLPHLLLGELRLSATGGPGRDPGDPPFSGLDPVLVSELLADVGGTLAR
- a CDS encoding flavin reductase family protein, which encodes MGHEVARDRAAVLEAARGAGPERAAAPGAVSEPSSERAALSEAGRGAGLDPARLRAAFGAFPSGVVAVAAEVGGRLVGLCASSFTSVSLDPPLVSFSIATGSRTWPSLRGAARIGVTVLADHHGLVARQLAGPAEDRFTGLDPVVGEGGAVTLADGVAWFETSLERGVEAGDHTIVLLRLHSAAHTPGTPLVFHHSGFGLRAC
- a CDS encoding LysR family transcriptional regulator — its product is MANSLDLEHLRTLVAIAECGGFGKAAAVRHISQPALSQHVRLLERGLKRKLFERDGRNMRFTHEGERVLAEARRIIEVHDASLRRLEARPERTIVVGSTEHSAGQVLPEMIRALREAFPDCSTRFEIGRSTQLAESVHKGAVDFAFVLDPGGQGPGHLVGRLPLVWYAARGWQPDGASGTWPLVAFEEPCGLRERALSVLTGEGHQVQVTAQSTTLEGVLAGVRAGLGVALLPNAGSRPQGLVVCSDLPEAGTTHLRMVSRRGLDAGVERAALSAGVEFFAQRPHLQLVPGAAAAQGA
- a CDS encoding LLM class flavin-dependent oxidoreductase produces the protein MTSAPVFTPQIPDTAARKVEFISLSHLNPSTELDPVPTRGIDLDYFRKYVRALEDGGYDYTLLPYGSNSADSFVVASAVGQLTERIRPIVALRPNTTFPLVAAQKLATLDQLTEGRAVVHLISGGSDAEQARQGDYLPKDRRYARTAEYVDLLRRAWSERAPFSHEGEFYRFDDFGPGFAPHGETIPISIGGQSDQAFQVGGEQADVFSFWGEPLDDLRGEIERVHAIARAAGRTTLPRIWVTFRPIVAETDELAWRKAHEYVARIGETFAKSAYGKQKHHQHAPQNVGSQRALSFAERSELYDRALWTRTAAVTNAAGASTALVGSPETVAAAILDYVDRGADLVSIRGYDTLADAVDYGKHVLPLVRQELAHREATGTRGTLQSEHLGNYGEDYRRFAAAGQ
- a CDS encoding acyl-CoA dehydrogenase family protein, encoding MTGVVAAKGFPTPDLSEGALARVTAEVAATAEEYDRSGAIPLRGLEVAHRAGLLTASVARRHGGPGLGHRDVARVLTALGEGDPSVALIAANTLAAHASEAARPHWPEGLYADVLERSARGPAPVNAVRAEPELGAPARGGLPATTLRRTASGWVLNGRKAYATGGSALVCHVVWVVAEEPGVEPPRVGHALVAADLPGIGWVETWDHLGLRASNTHDVVYRDVELPQEAFVEIPRGADGRYRDPAATTGPGGFAHSALYVGVARAARTAFVDFARTRAPAGLGRPIATTERIQVVAGEVDAQIAVAETLLHGALLRVEAGDESVLPQLPVVKASIARAVVAAVQTAVAALGNPALSRRNPLERHLRDVLCVRVHPPQEDAALLAAGRRVLGHGAPG
- a CDS encoding DJ-1/PfpI family protein — its product is MSAERPVVAMLLYPGFTHLDLIGPHAVWSPWMDVHLVWRTLDPVASDSGLRVVPTTTFEDCPRDVDVLFVPGGTGTGDVLLDAGALALTAELGASARYVTSVCTGSLVLGGAGLLDGHRAGTHWAFRELLAPLGAQVVPERVVVDRNRITGGGVTAGIDFGLTVLAELLGEPRARFTQLGLEYDPAPPFDCGSPEKAGPELVEQVREVFVGDNRKMEDAVTALAAARSGAPA